A window of Peromyscus eremicus chromosome 7, PerEre_H2_v1, whole genome shotgun sequence contains these coding sequences:
- the LOC131914188 gene encoding olfactory receptor 8B8-like: MILRRMASENASSVKEFILLGLTQQPELQLPLFFLFLGIYVVSMVGNLGLIVLIVLNPHLHTPMYYFLFNLAFTDLCYSSVITPKMLVSFVKQNIISHAECMTQLFFFAFFVIDECYILTAMAYDRYAAICKPLLYQVTMSYKVCHLMMVGVYVMGFVEAMAHTGSMLRLVFCDGNIINQYVCDILPLLKLSCTSTTINELLVFIVVGVNVIVPTLTIFISYTLIISNILRIHSAEGRSKAFSTCGSHVIAVSFFFGAAAFMYLKPSSASVDEDKVSTIFYTVVGPMLNPFIYSIRNKDVHIALRKTLKKRMFA; this comes from the coding sequence ATGATCCTGAGAAGAATGGCCTCAGAAAATGCCTCTTCCGTGAAGGAGTTCATCCTGCTGGGCTTGACACAGCAGCCAGAGCTCcagctgcctctcttcttcctcttcttgggAATCTATGTGGTCTCCATGGTGgggaacctgggtttgattgtTCTGATTGTTTTGAACCCTCAcctgcacacccccatgtactaCTTTCTCTTCAACCTTGCCTTCACAGACCTCTGCTATTCCTCTGTCATAACTCCCAAAATGCTGGTGAGTTTTGTGAAGCAGAATATCATCTCCCATGCTGAGTGCATGACTCAGCTCTTTTTCTTTGCCTTCTTTGTGATTGATGAATGCTACATTTTGACAGCCATGGCCTATGACAGATATGCTGCCATTTGTAAACCCCTGCTTTACCAGGTCACCATGTCCTATAAGGTTTGCCACTTGATGATggtgggtgtgtatgtgatgGGGTTTGTGGAAGCCATGGCCCATACTGGTAGCATGCTGAGACTTGTCTTCTGTGATGGCAACATCATCAATCAGTATGtatgtgacatacttcctctccTGAAGCTCTCCTGCACAAGTACTACCATCAATGAGTTGTTGGTTTTCATTGTTGTAGGTGTCAATGTGATAGTGCCCACCCTGACTATCTTCATTTCTTATACCTTGATCATTTCTAACATCCTTCGCATCCATTCTGCAGAGGGTAGGTCAAAAGCcttcagtacctgtggctcccaTGTAAtagctgtttcttttttctttggtgcAGCAGCATTCATGTATCTTAAACCTTCTAGTGCATCTGTGGATGAAGATAAAGTATCTACCATTTTTTATACCGTTGTGGGCCCAATGCTGAATCCTTTCATCTACAGTATAAGGAATAAGGATGTCCACATTGCACTGAGAAAAACTTTGAAGAAAAGGATGTTTGCCTAA
- the LOC131914189 gene encoding olfactory receptor 143-like — MAMENDSSVTEFILTGLTENPELQLPLFVIFLVNFVATVVGNLSLMSLIFLNSNLQTPMYFFLFNLSFIDLFYSFVFTPKTLMSFVLEKNRISFTGCMTQLFFFCFFANSECYVLTAMAYDRYVAICQPLLYMVIMSPRRCSLMMFGSYLMGFVGAFVLTGCVIRLNFCDSNIINHYVCDIFPLFQLSCSSIYANELVSSIFVSTVVIASSIIILMSYALILFNIIQMSSGKGLSKALSTCSSHIITVALFYGFGVLTHIKTSSNESVDHRKVFSVFCTFLLPLLNPFIYSLRNKDVKLAIRRTLMRLTVS; from the coding sequence ATGGCTATGGAGAATGACTCTTCAGTGACAGAATTCATTCTCACTGGATTGACAGAGAATCCTGAGCTCCAGCTGCCCCTGTTTGTCATCTTTCTAGTGAACTTTGTAGCCACTGTGGTGGGAAACTTGAGTTTAATGAGTCTCATTTTCCTGAATTCAAACTTGCAGACTCCCAtgtacttttttctctttaatctgTCCTTCATTGATTTATTCTATTCATTTGTCTTTACTCCCAAAACACTAATGAGTTTTGTCTTAGAGAAGAACAGAATTTCTTTCACGGGATGCATGACTCAGctgtttttcttctgcttttttgcTAATTCTGAGTGCTATGTCCTGACAGCCATGGCCTATGATCGCTATGTAGCCATCTGTCAACCCCTGTTGTACATGGTCATCATGTCTCCTAGGAGATGTTCCCTGATGATGTTTGGTTCTTACTTGATGGGGTTTGTTGGTGCTTTTGTCCTTACAGGATGTGTGATCAGGCTGAACTTTTGTGATTCTAACATCATCAATCACTACGTGTGTGACATCTTCCCTCTTTTCCAACTCTCCTGCAGCAGCATCTATGCCAATGAGCTTGTGAGTTCAATTTTTGTCAGCACAGTAGTCATTGCATCTAGCATCATTATCTTAATGTCCTATGCTTTGATTCTTTTTAATATCATTCAGATGTCATCAGGTAAAGGTTTGTCCAAAGCCCTGAGCACCTGTAGTTCTCATATAATAACTGTTGCCCTGTTCTATGGATTTGGTGTGCTTACACATATCAAAACATCATCAAATGAATCTGTGGACCATCGGAAAGTTTTTAGTGTATTTTGTACATTTTTGCTGCCCTTGCTGAACCCTTTTATTTACAGTCTCAGGAATAAGGATGTCAAGCTTGCTATAAGGAGAACTCTGATGAGACTCACAGTGAGTTAA